The proteins below come from a single Chitinophaga pinensis DSM 2588 genomic window:
- a CDS encoding PorP/SprF family type IX secretion system membrane protein: protein MKNKNILFVVGTVLIALMPGWVKAQVDPHFSQYYAYPMWLNPALTGIVDGDYRVSANYRNQWVNIGKPFSTVGVSFDAAAANNIGVGLNITNMSAGDAGYNYLNAMASFSYRGVRFGETGTSQLVFGIQAGMINRKIDPAKWQLGSQYDPVMGFDPSKPSGENISTTSSNSFDAAAGVMFFDGNPNHQFNPFAGFSAGHLTQPQDPFVSAGSNKRLPVRYIGHGGTRIKLNEIFSLTPHGLYMRQGNAHETVVGLYGQAYLNEEFDFLLGANYRINDSAIPFAGFHFKNFVLGLSYDVNASNLRRLVNGSNSFELSLSFISRKKKVYSEENFFCPRL from the coding sequence ATGAAGAATAAGAATATACTCTTTGTTGTCGGAACCGTGCTGATTGCATTGATGCCAGGCTGGGTAAAGGCACAGGTAGATCCTCACTTCTCCCAGTATTATGCTTATCCCATGTGGCTGAACCCTGCGTTGACAGGTATTGTTGATGGGGATTATCGTGTCAGTGCCAATTATCGTAACCAATGGGTAAACATCGGAAAGCCTTTTTCCACAGTAGGCGTATCGTTTGATGCAGCTGCGGCCAATAACATCGGTGTAGGTCTGAATATCACAAACATGTCTGCCGGTGATGCAGGGTATAACTATCTCAATGCAATGGCCAGTTTCTCATACCGTGGTGTACGCTTTGGCGAAACCGGTACCAGCCAGCTGGTATTTGGTATCCAGGCGGGTATGATCAACCGTAAAATAGATCCTGCGAAATGGCAATTGGGTAGTCAGTATGATCCGGTGATGGGATTTGATCCCTCTAAACCAAGTGGAGAGAATATCAGTACGACATCTTCCAACTCTTTTGATGCCGCTGCAGGTGTCATGTTCTTCGATGGTAACCCTAACCACCAGTTCAATCCATTTGCAGGTTTCTCTGCCGGACACCTTACACAGCCGCAGGATCCATTTGTATCTGCCGGCTCTAATAAACGGCTGCCGGTAAGATATATCGGACATGGTGGTACACGTATCAAGCTGAATGAGATATTCAGTCTTACGCCACACGGTTTATACATGCGCCAGGGAAATGCGCATGAGACAGTGGTGGGCTTATATGGTCAGGCATACCTGAATGAGGAGTTTGACTTCCTGCTGGGAGCAAACTACCGTATCAATGACTCCGCGATTCCTTTTGCAGGTTTCCACTTCAAAAATTTTGTGCTGGGTCTCAGTTATGATGTGAACGCATCTAATCTCAGAAGATTAGTGAACGGTAGTAACAGCTTTGAACTATCCTTATCCTTCATAAGCAGGAAGAAGAAAGTTTATTCTGAAGAGAATTTCTTTTGCCCGCGGTTGTAA